In one window of Harpia harpyja isolate bHarHar1 chromosome 11, bHarHar1 primary haplotype, whole genome shotgun sequence DNA:
- the ARPC5 gene encoding actin-related protein 2/3 complex subunit 5: MAKHTVSSARFRRVDVDEYDENKFVDEEEGGDGQAGPDEGEVDSCLRQGNMMAALQAALKNPPINTKNQAVKDRAESIVLKVLISFKANDIEKAVQSLDKNGVDLLMKYIYKGFESPSDNSSAVLLQWHEKALAAGGVGSIVRVLTARKTV, from the exons ATGGCGAAGCACACGGTGTCGTCGGCGCGGTTCCGCCGGGTGGATGTGGACGAGTACGACGAGAACAAGTTCGtggatgaggaggaaggaggcgACGGGCAAGCGGGGCCCGATGAGGGCGAGGTGGACTCGTGCCTGCGGCAA GGGAACATGATGGCTGCACTACAGGCGGCTCTGAAGAACCCTCCTATCAACACAAAGAACCAGGCAGTGAAG GATCGTGCAGAAAGTATTGTCCTGAAGGTCCTCATCTCTTTCAAAGCCAATGATATTGAGAAGGCGGTGCAGTCGCTGGACAAGAACGGTGTTGACCTGCTAATGAAGTACATCTACAAAGGCTTTGAGAGCCCCTCAGACAACAGCAGCGCCGTGCTGCTGCAATGGCATGAGAAG GCCCTGGCTGCTGGCGGAGTAGGGTCCATTGTCCGTGTTTTGACTGCCAGGAAAACTGTTTAA
- the APOBEC4 gene encoding LOW QUALITY PROTEIN: putative C->U-editing enzyme APOBEC-4 (The sequence of the model RefSeq protein was modified relative to this genomic sequence to represent the inferred CDS: inserted 2 bases in 1 codon) has translation MNLGEKTIFQEXLTNQGTVVKPYCWQRQNHICAKCPYHIGTGEEARLPYAEFCRVFAFPYRSTATLATLRNKHLLFYELRSFSGRVVQKGHATNCTDQDNHPESMLFEMGGYLDAVTDAYENIGCIMLCSNYSPCNEAYHCCISKIYNFLLKYPEITLCIYFSQLYHTEDSFPPAVWNWEALWSLSSLWPRVTLQRLPGAARHYLLCNFVYSIPGSTLYHPAPPSRTLADEQNPHQINSSRGMKPYLRKAFLQVMQGKPAVQQSLKAFSSPSLASQQPFQAMKGSLLPPMSQSDLVLFPGIFLPFQREHLYPRPKNIVRHLKMPKE, from the exons ATGAATCTGGGAGAGAAAACCATTTTCCAAGA TCTGACAAATCAGGGGACTGTGGTAAAGCCCTATTGCTGGCAGAGACAGAACCACATCTGTGCTAAGTGTCCCTACCACATAGGGACTGGTGAAGAAGCGAGGTTGCCTTACGCAGAATTTTGCAGGGTCTTTGCTTTCCCATACAGATCAACAGCAACTCTCGCAACGCTCCGAAATAAACACCTTCTCTTCTATGAACTGAGGAGTTTCTCAGGCAGAGTAGTCCAAAAAGGCCATGCTACAAACTGTACTGACCAAGACAACCATCCAGAATCTATGCTGTTTGAGATGGGTGGTTATCTGGATGCAGTTACAGATGCCTATGAAAACATTGGATGCATCATGCTCTGTTCAAATTACTCTCCTTGTAACGAGGCTTACCACTGCTGCATAAGTAAAATCTACAACTTCTTGCTGAAGTATCCAGAAATCACGCTCTGCATCTATTTCTCTCAGCTTTATCACACTGAAGACAGTTTCCCCCCAGCTGTGTGGAACTGGGAAGCTTTGTGGAGCCTCTCCAGCCTGTGGCCTCGGGTGACTCTGCAGAGACTGCCTGGGGCGGCACGGCATTACCTCCTCTGCAATTTTGTGTACAGCATCCCAGGGTCAACCCTTTATCACCCAGCACCACCATCAAGAACCCTAGCAGACGAACAAAATCCACATCAAATTAACAGCTCAAGAGGAATGAAACCATATTTGAGGAAAGCCTTTCTACAAGTGATGCAGGGAAAGCCTGCTGTGCAGCAGAGCTTAAAGGCCTTTTCTTCTCCTAGCCTGGCCTCCCAACAGCCTTTCCAAGCGATGAAAGGCAGTCTGCTACCTCCAATGTCTCAAAGCGACTTGGTGCTTTTCCCAGGCATTTTTCTGCCCTTTCAGAGGGAACATCTATACCCCAGACCTAAAAATATTGtaaggcatttaaaaatgccaAAGGAATAA